Proteins from a single region of Desulfolutivibrio sulfoxidireducens:
- a CDS encoding FmdB family zinc ribbon protein — translation MPIYEYRCPKCDHVFEEWQKGFAENSPACPQCGEPSIRIISGSAFLLKGSGWYATDYTDRRPEVVHKYSGKNKKPKCKPVTVEQLVPEPAKTAPKPAKKDKSTTSS, via the coding sequence GTGCCCATCTACGAATACCGCTGCCCCAAATGCGACCATGTTTTTGAGGAATGGCAGAAGGGCTTTGCCGAAAACTCCCCTGCCTGCCCCCAGTGCGGCGAACCCTCGATCCGGATCATCTCCGGATCAGCCTTCCTCCTCAAGGGGTCTGGCTGGTACGCCACGGACTACACCGACCGCCGGCCCGAGGTGGTCCACAAATACAGCGGCAAGAACAAAAAGCCCAAGTGCAAGCCCGTCACGGTCGAACAACTCGTGCCCGAGCCGGCCAAGACCGCCCCAAAGCCCGCGAAAAAAGACAAAAGCACCACCTCGTCCTGA